One window from the genome of Luteithermobacter gelatinilyticus encodes:
- a CDS encoding aldehyde dehydrogenase family protein, with protein sequence MTAQSAQISKLGAAARRFVSQTRNLLINGEHVPARSGKTFETFDPADNGVICAVAEAGAEDIDLAVQAARRQFDGGEWSKLRPSERERLILRLADLVEQHADELAELEAIDNGKLLPYARFGDVSMAVDFLRYMAGWATKIEGRTIHPSVPYVQEARFWSYTLKEPVGVVGQIIPWNFPLVMAAWKIGPALATGCTVVLKPAEQTPLTALRLGELCLEAGIPAGVVNVVPGFGHTAGVAMVEHPGIDKIAFTGSTETGKAIGRAAVDTMKRVSLELGGKSPMIVMADADMDVAIPGAAMGIFFNQGQVCTAGSRLYVQRSVFDKVTEGIAEIAKSFKLGPAFAEDAQLGPLVSKAQQERVGSYIQSGLDQGAVALSGGRVVEGQGCFVEPTVFVNANRDMKIVQEEIFGPVIVAQPIDDLDDIAAVANDTIYGLGASIWTTNLNTAHGLAAKIRAGSVWINSHNIVDPAVPFGGFKQSGYGREMGQEVIDLYTETKAVTMMV encoded by the coding sequence ATGACTGCACAATCCGCACAAATCAGCAAACTGGGCGCGGCAGCGCGCCGTTTTGTTTCCCAAACCCGTAACCTGTTGATAAACGGGGAACATGTTCCGGCCCGCAGCGGCAAGACCTTTGAAACGTTTGACCCGGCCGATAACGGGGTAATTTGCGCCGTGGCCGAAGCCGGCGCAGAAGACATTGACCTTGCGGTCCAAGCGGCCCGCCGTCAGTTTGATGGCGGCGAATGGTCAAAATTACGCCCGTCAGAGCGGGAAAGGCTGATTCTCCGCCTTGCCGATCTGGTGGAACAGCATGCGGATGAACTGGCCGAACTGGAAGCCATAGACAATGGCAAGCTGTTGCCCTATGCCCGGTTCGGGGATGTGAGCATGGCGGTGGATTTTCTGCGGTATATGGCGGGCTGGGCGACCAAGATTGAAGGCCGCACCATTCACCCGAGTGTGCCCTATGTGCAGGAAGCGCGGTTCTGGTCCTATACGCTGAAGGAACCCGTAGGGGTGGTGGGACAAATTATTCCCTGGAACTTTCCATTGGTGATGGCGGCCTGGAAAATCGGCCCGGCGCTGGCGACAGGTTGTACGGTGGTGCTGAAACCCGCAGAACAGACACCGCTTACCGCCTTGCGGCTTGGCGAGCTGTGTCTGGAAGCCGGCATTCCCGCCGGCGTGGTCAATGTGGTGCCCGGTTTCGGGCATACCGCAGGTGTTGCAATGGTGGAACATCCGGGCATTGACAAAATTGCCTTTACCGGCTCCACTGAAACAGGCAAGGCCATCGGCCGGGCCGCCGTGGACACCATGAAGCGGGTTTCGCTGGAACTGGGCGGCAAGTCCCCGATGATTGTCATGGCGGATGCCGACATGGATGTGGCGATCCCGGGCGCGGCCATGGGCATTTTCTTTAATCAGGGGCAGGTTTGTACGGCCGGCTCCCGGCTTTATGTGCAGAGGTCGGTGTTTGACAAGGTGACCGAAGGCATCGCTGAAATTGCCAAAAGCTTCAAGCTGGGCCCGGCCTTTGCCGAAGATGCCCAACTGGGGCCGCTGGTCAGCAAGGCGCAGCAGGAACGGGTGGGCAGTTATATCCAGAGCGGCCTTGACCAGGGGGCCGTGGCGCTGTCTGGTGGTCGGGTTGTTGAAGGACAGGGCTGTTTTGTGGAGCCCACGGTGTTTGTCAATGCCAACCGGGATATGAAAATCGTACAGGAAGAGATTTTCGGTCCCGTTATTGTGGCCCAGCCGATTGATGATCTGGATGACATTGCCGCTGTGGCCAATGACACGATTTATGGTCTGGGGGCCAGCATCTGGACCACAAACCTGAATACGGCACACGGGCTGGCGGCCAAAATCCGCGCCGGATCTGTGTGGATCAACAGCCATAATATTGTTGATCCGGCCGTACCTTTCGGCGGCTTTAAACAGTCCGGATACGGCCGTGAAATGGGACAGGAGGTCATTGATCTTTATACGGAAACCAAGGCTGTCACCATGATGGTCTGA